DNA sequence from the Falco peregrinus isolate bFalPer1 chromosome 1, bFalPer1.pri, whole genome shotgun sequence genome:
TCAGCTCCATCCTTGCATTGCAGGACCATCTACAGGGTTGCCTACCGGCAGGCGTACAAGCAGATATCCCAGTCTGTGGCCTCATGCTGCCCCGGCTGGAGCAGGGCTAACAGCCACACGCTCAGCTGCAACAGAGGTAAGAGGCTGCCGTGCCACCCCGGTGCCAGTGCTCGCCCTTCCCCAGGCCGGTGGGCCGGGTAGCTCATGTCCCTGGATGAggccccagcagccagctctctTATTCACCAGCACTTTGCCTGTCAGGCAGATTCTCCCTGTaggaaagcatttaaatttttGGTGTCACAACCAAATGCGGTTCAATTTGTGATTAATTCCCAgcctttctctgctgcctcGCAGGCCTTTTTCCTTTGGGATCGCTTATTAACTTTATAGTTACCAGAGGATAAATAAAATGAGTAAGTCCTTGCTGTATAAATCAGTGGTAATGGAAGAGAAATGCTTTCAGGAGGCAATTGTGATgtacaacacaaaacaaatgcaaaacacatcAGGAGCTAGTCCATCCCCAGATGAGCTCAGAGCACAGCACCAGAGGCTTCACAGGACCCGCTGCTGCCTGtcgcccccccctccctgtgcTGGCCACAGGCGTCTCGGCCTCTTCCAGGCTGCAAAACCGAGGTCCTGTTCATCCCACCCATCCTGTGACCTGTGCACCCCGGCCAAGTCAACCCCTCCAccggtgcagggctggggcagagcatcCTGCCCacaggctggtgctgggctgcgTTTTGGGGTGTCTGTACATGCTGTGTGTGTACACGCATCCacggtggcagggagggagcttgggacccccagagctgcctggtgACACTGTTCTTGTGTTTTGTCTTGCAGCTCTCTGCTGGGTGCCATGCCAGAACGGCGGGAGCTGCACCTTCCCCGGCAGATGTGCCTGCCCGCCTGGCTGGACGGGGCAAGCCTGCCAGACAGGTACTGGCCATGCTGCTCCCCTCCGGGCTCCCTGCATCGGGCCTGCCCCACTGCCACTGGGAGAGCTTCTCTGGGAGCCACAGGGCTGCCATAGGGCTCTGGAGGTCCTCTGCCCATGGACCAGTCCCTtggggggggacagggaccaGCACCATGGCTCCTCACCAAGCCTTGGCACATGCCTGGTGCTACTTAGACCGCAGAGGGGAACCAGTGTGTTACCCCTCcgcacacacacgtgcacaccTACACGTATTGCTCCAGGGCAGTGATGCCTGATGGTCTGGGCAGGAAAGGATGGGAAGCTCAGCTCCCAGGGGAGCTCTGACCTCCCTGTGGCTGCCTCAGTGCTCCCAGCCCTCGTGTGCAGCCCTGGCATCCACGttgcctctctgctgctgctctgtgctgggtcaGCGTGAACAGAGGCTGCACTCCGCCGCAACTGTGCAGccagcaaaagcctttctgcagAGCAGCCGTCGCACTCGTGGAGTGGGCCTGAGACTGCATATTTGTAATCACCCATGTCCCTGGCTTTGTAAACTCTTGCTGTAAACTAAGGTGCCCATTTACTGCAGAGACTAAATCTGTAAACTGGAAATATCCAGGGGTGGAGGAGAAGCCTGGTGATCTCCAGGCACCGAGCTCTTTTCCAGCATGAAAGCAGCCTGATGCTCCTTGCCAGAGCACAGGGAAATCAGGCAGCATGGTCCAAACCCCTGCCACAGCATTTCCCGGCTTTCCACCCTCCAGTAAGGCAGGGGAGGAGTGTGTGGCATTGACCCATGCTGGGCCAGGGAGGGCTGAGCACATCGCTGACAGCTCCGGCTCCAGCGCAGGGGGGAAAGGATTTTCCCACTGCCTAAAACAGATTCACCCGGGCGTGGGAAGCGGTTCAGCTCATTTTGCTTTGTGGGAACAGCTTTAATAACTCCCCCGTGTGAGGAGAGGTTACTAGGTTTTGTACACACTTGAAAGGCTGATAGCTCCTCGCCACAGCTGGCTGGAACCAAAACCCCGGCCATAAATCCAGGATGAGAGCCAAGCGCTGCCTGCGCCCGCTTGGCCAGAGCTGGGACATTTCTGACcacagcttttgtttctggATCTTTTGTGGAGGGGAGCGGGCGGAGGGAAGGAGGCCAGATCCCCCTCGAGGTTGGCCCAGGTTTACTCCAGCCGGGTGCAAAAGCACTGGCAGGTCTTTTGCTCACACCCTGCAGTGCTGACAGCACCCAGACCTGTGCCCAGCACAAATACCAGTTGTTTGGGGCGCATGGCTTGGGCACTTGTTGGGGTCCCATTGCATCCTCACTGTGCCTAAGCCCGTGCGCGCCCCTCGCCCCTGGTAAGCGCCTCCTCACCACCTCTGCCCTCGCTGAGCTGTAGCTGTGGTTTCAGACATGGACGAGTGTGCCAGCCAGAGCCACGGGTGCGGCCAGCTCTGCGTCAACACGGCTGGGAGCTACCACTGTGCCTGCCGGGATGGCTTCAGCCTCACTGCCGACAACAAGGCGTGCCAGCCCCTGGTGCCAGCGCCCGAGCCCGAAACCTTCAGCCAAGCAGGTAACCTGTCCCTCCGTTTCAGCCCCTGGCTGCTCGGGGCCCTCAGTGAAAGCTGGGATTAACACTCAGCATTGCAGGGTGGCTGGAGCAGGAATGACAAGAGACAGGAGGGGGGGTGACAGCCAGAACCCCTCAGCTTTATTCTCAGTGACCCAGGAGTCCCTCTACCACCCAAACAACCTCTCCTGTGCACAAATCCGGCCCCTGGTCTGTCTGCAAGGGtgacagagcctggctgtggctTGCGGTGTCTGGGACATGGCTGTTCTctccatcatcatcatccttcCTGCAGGGCAAGTCCGGAGCCATGAGGAGCGGCGGGCGCCGCTGGTGATGGCCCATTATTACTTTTGGTACGCGCTGTGACACTTCAAACTCGTACCGTGAGTAATAATGCGCTGTGGCCAGCACAGGCATCATGCAGTAAACGCCTGGGAGACCAGGGCACCGTCTGCACGTGCCCCACAAGCCACCTGCCTTTATCCCCTGTTCAGGGCCCTCAGCGTGGACGATCCTTTGTGCACACCCTGGGACAGGGCAGACCCGGATGCCCACTAATCTGACAACATGGGCACGAAAGGCCAGGCTTCATCAGATGTCTTATCCTTTAAGCATCACCCCACTGCCTGAAAAATTCCCCACTTCGTTGCAGGTACTCCAGCAGCAAGGAGAGGCTTGTGCACGTTAGCAGCAGGACTAGATGCCAGTGCTTGCAGCAGGCATTGGATCCGATTGATGCTCTGAGGGCTGGTCCTGACGGGGCAGACCTGGGGGGCTCACTAGGAggggagcagaaagcagcagagcttgGCCTGAGCCCTGCAGCAATGTCTCTCCCCAGCACCTTCCGCTTCACCCCAGGCAATGGGCTTTTACTCAGTGACCTTCTCTTGGTCACTTTTTCAGGTCCTCCCAgtgaaatgaaggaagaaatggaagacCTGAAGAGCAGAGTGGAAGCGCTGGAGCAGGTGAGCTTTCAGCACACGCCTCGGCCCTGCCGTgtcctgcctcccctgccctgtTGCAGCACAAGACCGCACTCAGCCAGCTCCCACCCGGGGCTGTTTGCAGCCAGGGTTTTCCTCCGCCCTGGTTCTATTTTTAACGTTGTGCTGGCCTCAGGCCCCAGCGATCCCAGCTGTGCTCCACGCTGCAGCAGCGCCcatgcagcagctcttccagccCAGCGACACCCTTTGAACATAACCAAAGCCCCACGAGCCGCTCGGCGTGCCGCCCCGGTGGGGTGCACCCCGGCAGCAGTGTGCTGCGTCCCGCTGGGTGGTCCTCCTGGCTGGGGAGGACACACTCACagctccccttctccctgcagaagctgcagttGGTGCTGGCCCCCTTCCATAACCTCATGCCATCTGCGCCGGAGGATGTCGGCGCAGACCCCATCAGCTGGCTGTCCCACTCCCTCCAACAACTGGACAGAATTGACTCCTTGAGTGAGCAGATCTCTTTCCTTGAGGAGCGGCTGGAAACATGTAAGTGCCTGGAAAAAGCAGGGGTGAAGTATGTCACTCCTCCCACGCCGGCCACGGTGAGCAGATGTGGGCCAACGAGATCAGTAACACATATGCCATTATTAATCTATATCTCCCTCAAGCTCAGCAG
Encoded proteins:
- the EGFL7 gene encoding epidermal growth factor-like protein 7 isoform X1, producing MHCIATLISGLLFILSVTSTDGFARAGRRVCAATPQSQAAAYTESHVQPVYQPYLTTCQGHRLCSTYRTIYRVAYRQAYKQISQSVASCCPGWSRANSHTLSCNRALCWVPCQNGGSCTFPGRCACPPGWTGQACQTDMDECASQSHGCGQLCVNTAGSYHCACRDGFSLTADNKACQPLVPAPEPETFSQAGPPSEMKEEMEDLKSRVEALEQKLQLVLAPFHNLMPSAPEDVGADPISWLSHSLQQLDRIDSLSEQISFLEERLETCKCLEKAGVKYVTPPTPATVSRCGPTRSVTHMPLLIYISLKLSSL
- the EGFL7 gene encoding epidermal growth factor-like protein 7 isoform X2 — protein: MHCIATLISGLLFILSVTSTDGFARAGRRVCAATPQSQAAAYTESHVQPVYQPYLTTCQGHRLCSTYRTIYRVAYRQAYKQISQSVASCCPGWSRANSHTLSCNRALCWVPCQNGGSCTFPGRCACPPGWTGQACQTDMDECASQSHGCGQLCVNTAGSYHCACRDGFSLTADNKACQPLVPAPEPETFSQAGPPSEMKEEMEDLKSRVEALEQKLQLVLAPFHNLMPSAPEDVGADPISWLSHSLQQLDRIDSLSEQISFLEERLETCSCKNEL